The genomic DNA CACAGAATACAAATAAACCAATTCGTTAGAATTGTGTGTTTTGAAACTTATGTTACCTTGCCGGCGATGTTGTTGGAGAGCCAGTCCAGACCTTCGTACAGCCCTTCACCTGAAGTGGCGCAGGTGCTCTGAATGTACCTgtagaaagcaaaaaaacacacacataaatctATTGAACAAACGAAAGATTTCGATTTTTGGAACTTGTTGGGATGTTTATTTACCAATGACGCTGACGGAGAGAGTGCAGGCCAAGCTTATCTGTGATTTCAGCTGCGTTCATCGCATTTGGAAGATCTTGCTTGTTAGCAAACACAAGCAACACAGCATCACGCAGCTCGTCCTGCAATTAAAAAAGTTGCTAAGTATATAGGACTTTCGAATTAACAAAAGTATGAAGAAAGAATCTCTCTGTCTGTAGCATTGGTTACAAACCTCATTCAGCATCCTGTGGAGTTCATCTCTAGCCTCAACAACTCTGTCTCTGTCGTTACTATCCACAACAAAGATAAGACCCTGAGTGTTCTGGAAGTAGTGCCTCCACAATGGACGGATctgaaaaagaagcaaacaagagaa from Camelina sativa cultivar DH55 chromosome 7, Cs, whole genome shotgun sequence includes the following:
- the LOC104701687 gene encoding ADP-ribosylation factor 2-B is translated as MGLSFAKLFSRLFAKKEMRILMVGLDAAGKTTILYKLKLGEIVTTIPTIGFNVETVEYKNISFTVWDVGGQDKIRPLWRHYFQNTQGLIFVVDSNDRDRVVEARDELHRMLNEDELRDAVLLVFANKQDLPNAMNAAEITDKLGLHSLRQRHWYIQSTCATSGEGLYEGLDWLSNNIAGKA